TGATAAGTGTTACTGGGTCTTCACATTGAGAAGAGATTCCCCAACCTGGAGCTGGGTAACGTGTTGTACGTTCTACAATGTTTCCATTTTGGTCTTTCATTGGTGCAATAGCTACGTTGTTAAACCCTTGGATTTCTTCTGCCAATGAACGGTTATAGTTTCCTGTACTTGGCCAGTCATGTGTGAATCCACCTTGGTTAGCACTGTATAATGTATCTCGTGTCTTCGCTCCACGTGTAAAGATTTCAGGGTCAATCAATCCTTCTTTATACCATTTTGCAAGTTCTTTAACACCATACACGAAGTTATCTTCTAATGGTTCAAACTCTATCACGCCATCACGTGCATAAAACTCTGTACTTGAATCAAAAAGGTATAAATATTCATCCGGCATCTTATGTCCTGCACGGTCAAACAATGGAATCTCATCTTTTTGACCATTTCCATTTGGATCTTCATTTCTAAATGCTGTTAATACAGTATATAGTTCATCAACAGTTGTTGGAACTTCTAAACCAAGTGCATCTAACCAATCTTGTCGAACCCAGTAGAACTCTGCTGATAATAATGTTTGATTTTTTGGAATATAATAGATGTTACCATCTAATGATGTTGCCCCTTGTCTAAATTTTGGATCTGATTCTAAAAGAGCTTTGATATTTGGCGCATGCTCATCAATTAAGTCATTAAGGGCAATAAGTCCACCATCTCGACCAAGCTTTTCTAAATCTGCTGTGTTTTTGTATCCAATAACATCTGCTAAATCTCCTGAAGATAACATCAAGTTAAATGCTTCTTCTTCATTAGCATTTGTCTTTGAAATAACACCTTCTAAGTTTACATTTGTACGTTTTGCAATTTCTTGCCATACTTCCCATTCAGAATCAAATGGCATATTGTTGAAGTTTAAGAAAATTGAAAACGTCTTAGGTTCTGCTGATACCAAACTTCCTTCAAGGCTTTCTTCTGTGCTTTCTGTTGTTGTACCTGTTTCTGTCCCCGCTTGTGTTGTTGAATCTGTTGCAGTTTCACTATCTGTGCTTTTTCCACATCCCGCCATAAGTAACATTGTCATAACGACAACCATAGCTGTTGCAATTAATCTTTTCATAACTTTCTCCTTTTCTTTTTAATATATCTTCAATGACGTTTGTCATATGTAAGATCTTATCCTTTTACCGAACCAATTGTGGCTCCTTTTTTGAAATACTTTTGTACAAATGGGTAGGCAACCGCCATAGGTACAATAGCAATGATAATAATCGCATAAATAACCGTCGTAGGTGATGCTAGGGAGTCCATCGTAATAATTCCTGCCTCTGTTTCATTGGCCACCTGGTCTACAATCAATTTTTTCAATAAAACTTGCAACGGTATTTTGCTATCATCTTTTAACAAGTTCATCGCCCAGAAGTATCCGTTCCATCGAGAAACCCCATAAAACATTCCTACTGTCGCAAGGGCCGGCTTAGATAGCGGCAAATAAATATGATAAAAAATTCTTAAATTGGAAGCGCCATCAATAAATGCTGCCTCTTCCAAAGATTGTGGTACCTGCTCAAAAAAGCTTTTTAAAATAATTAAGTTGTATGTATTTAATGCAAAACCAACAATAATTCCTGTTCGCGTATCTAATAACTTTAAGTTAACAAATGTCATATATAAAGGAATCATTCCTGCGTTAAACCACATCGTAAATACGGTCATAATCGTAAAAAACTTACGGAACATGAGGCGTTGCTTTGATAAAGCATATGCCATTGTTGCTGTAAAAAACATATTTGCCATAACACCGACAATTGTATAG
This sequence is a window from Vallitaleaceae bacterium 9-2. Protein-coding genes within it:
- a CDS encoding extracellular solute-binding protein — its product is MKRLIATAMVVVMTMLLMAGCGKSTDSETATDSTTQAGTETGTTTESTEESLEGSLVSAEPKTFSIFLNFNNMPFDSEWEVWQEIAKRTNVNLEGVISKTNANEEEAFNLMLSSGDLADVIGYKNTADLEKLGRDGGLIALNDLIDEHAPNIKALLESDPKFRQGATSLDGNIYYIPKNQTLLSAEFYWVRQDWLDALGLEVPTTVDELYTVLTAFRNEDPNGNGQKDEIPLFDRAGHKMPDEYLYLFDSSTEFYARDGVIEFEPLEDNFVYGVKELAKWYKEGLIDPEIFTRGAKTRDTLYSANQGGFTHDWPSTGNYNRSLAEEIQGFNNVAIAPMKDQNGNIVERTTRYPAPGWGISSQCEDPVTLIKFFDFFFSEEGSDLINWGIEGKTYVVDDAGNKTYTDEVLGNTEQTPLGYLRSLGIQYRIGMNQDPNYEYAFMTPEAQAAAELYNGHPEWYRDNVPPYFDGQLDLKYTEEDEAEYKRIMSQIRPYVDEMFQKWMLGASNIEDDYATFVQELKDRNIDRAIEINQKAMDTFLGK
- a CDS encoding carbohydrate ABC transporter permease, whose translation is MKIKKSSQLVTRNEKVFSFFMSVVGIIITILSLYPIYYVIIASVSKPFFVENGDVMFWIKGFNLESYRQAFAKDGIWLAYLNTFFYTIVGVMANMFFTATMAYALSKQRLMFRKFFTIMTVFTMWFNAGMIPLYMTFVNLKLLDTRTGIIVGFALNTYNLIILKSFFEQVPQSLEEAAFIDGASNLRIFYHIYLPLSKPALATVGMFYGVSRWNGYFWAMNLLKDDSKIPLQVLLKKLIVDQVANETEAGIITMDSLASPTTVIYAIIIIAIVPMAVAYPFVQKYFKKGATIGSVKG